The following are encoded together in the Citrus sinensis cultivar Valencia sweet orange chromosome 1, DVS_A1.0, whole genome shotgun sequence genome:
- the LOC102624554 gene encoding zinc finger protein VAR3, chloroplastic isoform X2: MSAASRFSLFSTIPLDNAVNPRSLLTSGFPFFSLRFHRYCSSASVSISATTIDTDASSNIISPHHPWPEWVTFLDRLKAKGYFDAQNFNITDDKSSASASVQTSDSLNSNVYTDIASVKHACLSFGRDRYDIFKSLPVEDIRAVVEHGCPNLLRKAVTSAKRLRAHVRLDEGDVCSACNLRGSCDRAYNLLKESDGDARTIDIVRVLLFYALDPLVITGGDKPPVRGLIDASARKLLSQLIILNDVAMDPSLLMPSSKSPQKNDKTAKVVDNVSSNNVEMKRGDWMCPKCNFMNFARNRQCLNCNEDGPRKAAVEIEMKKGDWTCPKCNFINFSRNVRCRDCKAEGPKRIAVHEVEMKPGDWNCPKCGFLNFASNKRCLRCPEKRPLVQGEWECPSRNKICLKCKSEHPRKATTDYEEHLWRSPH, encoded by the exons ATGTCTGCGGCTTCAAGATTCTCTCTTTTCAGCACCATCCCGCTAGATAACGCTGTAAACCCTCGAAGCCTCTTGACTAGTGGTTTCCCTTTCTTTTCCCTGCGGTTCCACCGCTACTGTTCCTCCGCTTCCGTTTCCATCAGCGCAACAACAATAGACACAGATGCCTCGAGCAATATCATCTCTCCTCATCACCCTTGGCCCGAGTGGGTCACTTTTCTCGACCGATTGAAGGCCAAAGGTTACTTTGATGCccagaattttaatattacgGATGATAAATCGTCAGCCTCAGCCTCTGTTCAAACTAGTGATAGTCTTAATTCTAATGTTTATACGGACATAGCATCGGTGAAACACGCTTGTCTCAGCTTCGGTCGTGACCGCTACGATATTTTTAA ATCGTTGCCAGTGGAAGATATTCGAGCAGTAGTGGAACATGGATGTCCTAATCTTTTACGCAAAGCTGTAACTTCTGCTAAAAGGTTGAGAGCCCATGTGCGACTCGATGAAGGGGAt GTTTGCAGTGCTTGCAATCTGCGAGGTTCCTGTGATAGAGCTTATAATTTACTAAAGGAATCAGATGGAGATGCCCGTACTATAGACATAGTGCGTGTACTATTGTTCTATGCTCTAGATCCCCTTGTAATTACAGGAGGTGACAAACCTCCTGTTAGAGGGCTTATTGATGCATCTGCAAGGAAGCTGCTTTCTCAGTTGATCATATTGAATGACGTAGCCATGGATCCATCACTTCTGATGCCTTCCTCAAAATCACCCcagaaaaatgacaaaactGCCAAAGTCGTTGATAATGTCTCATCCAACAATGTTGAAATGAAAAGAGGCGATTGGATGTGTCCCAA ATGCAATTTCATGAACTTTGCCAGAAATAGACAATGCCTAAACTGCAATGAAGATGGTCCTCGAAAGGCTGCTGTTGAGATTGAAATGAAGAAAGGAGATTGGACCTGTCCTAA ATGCAATTTCATCAACTTTTCTAGAAATGTGAGGTGCCGGGACTGCAAAGCAGAGGGGCCAAAGAGGATTGCTGTGCATGAGGTTGAAATGAAGCCAGGCGATTGGAACTGTCCTAA ATGTGGGTTCTTGAATTTTGCTAGCAACAAACGTTGTTTGCGTTGTCCTGAGAAACGGCCACTTGTCCAAGGAGAATGGGAATGCCCATC GCGAAATAAAATCTGCCTAAAGTGCAAGTCTGAACACCCAAGAAAAGCTACAACAGATTATGAAGAGCATTTATGGAGAAGCCCACACTAA
- the LOC102624554 gene encoding zinc finger protein VAR3, chloroplastic isoform X1 — protein sequence MSAASRFSLFSTIPLDNAVNPRSLLTSGFPFFSLRFHRYCSSASVSISATTIDTDASSNIISPHHPWPEWVTFLDRLKAKGYFDAQNFNITDDKSSASASVQTSDSLNSNVYTDIASVKHACLSFGRDRYDIFKSLPVEDIRAVVEHGCPNLLRKAVTSAKRLRAHVRLDEGDVCSACNLRGSCDRAYNLLKESDGDARTIDIVRVLLFYALDPLVITGGDKPPVRGLIDASARKLLSQLIILNDVAMDPSLLMPSSKSPQKNDKTAKVVDNVSSNNVEMKRGDWMCPKCNFMNFARNRQCLNCNEDGPRKAAVEIEMKKGDWTCPKCNFINFSRNVRCRDCKAEGPKRIAVHEVEMKPGDWNCPKCGFLNFASNKRCLRCPEKRPLVQGEWECPSCDFVNYRRNKICLKCKSEHPRKATTDYEEHLWRSPH from the exons ATGTCTGCGGCTTCAAGATTCTCTCTTTTCAGCACCATCCCGCTAGATAACGCTGTAAACCCTCGAAGCCTCTTGACTAGTGGTTTCCCTTTCTTTTCCCTGCGGTTCCACCGCTACTGTTCCTCCGCTTCCGTTTCCATCAGCGCAACAACAATAGACACAGATGCCTCGAGCAATATCATCTCTCCTCATCACCCTTGGCCCGAGTGGGTCACTTTTCTCGACCGATTGAAGGCCAAAGGTTACTTTGATGCccagaattttaatattacgGATGATAAATCGTCAGCCTCAGCCTCTGTTCAAACTAGTGATAGTCTTAATTCTAATGTTTATACGGACATAGCATCGGTGAAACACGCTTGTCTCAGCTTCGGTCGTGACCGCTACGATATTTTTAA ATCGTTGCCAGTGGAAGATATTCGAGCAGTAGTGGAACATGGATGTCCTAATCTTTTACGCAAAGCTGTAACTTCTGCTAAAAGGTTGAGAGCCCATGTGCGACTCGATGAAGGGGAt GTTTGCAGTGCTTGCAATCTGCGAGGTTCCTGTGATAGAGCTTATAATTTACTAAAGGAATCAGATGGAGATGCCCGTACTATAGACATAGTGCGTGTACTATTGTTCTATGCTCTAGATCCCCTTGTAATTACAGGAGGTGACAAACCTCCTGTTAGAGGGCTTATTGATGCATCTGCAAGGAAGCTGCTTTCTCAGTTGATCATATTGAATGACGTAGCCATGGATCCATCACTTCTGATGCCTTCCTCAAAATCACCCcagaaaaatgacaaaactGCCAAAGTCGTTGATAATGTCTCATCCAACAATGTTGAAATGAAAAGAGGCGATTGGATGTGTCCCAA ATGCAATTTCATGAACTTTGCCAGAAATAGACAATGCCTAAACTGCAATGAAGATGGTCCTCGAAAGGCTGCTGTTGAGATTGAAATGAAGAAAGGAGATTGGACCTGTCCTAA ATGCAATTTCATCAACTTTTCTAGAAATGTGAGGTGCCGGGACTGCAAAGCAGAGGGGCCAAAGAGGATTGCTGTGCATGAGGTTGAAATGAAGCCAGGCGATTGGAACTGTCCTAA ATGTGGGTTCTTGAATTTTGCTAGCAACAAACGTTGTTTGCGTTGTCCTGAGAAACGGCCACTTGTCCAAGGAGAATGGGAATGCCCATC TTGTGATTTTGTGAATTACAGGCGAAATAAAATCTGCCTAAAGTGCAAGTCTGAACACCCAAGAAAAGCTACAACAGATTATGAAGAGCATTTATGGAGAAGCCCACACTAA